In the genome of Hippoglossus hippoglossus isolate fHipHip1 chromosome 4, fHipHip1.pri, whole genome shotgun sequence, one region contains:
- the rab3b gene encoding ras-related protein Rab-3B: MAKADQRFGQRDGSDQNFDYMFKLLIIGNSSVGKTSFLFRYADDSFSNSFVSTVGIDFKVKTVYRNDKRIKLQIWDTAGQERYRTITTAYYRGAMGFILMYDITNEESFNAVQDWATQIKTYSWDNAQVIMVGNKCDMDEERVVPVDKGKHLSEQLGFEYYEASAKENINVRQVFERLVDIICVKMSERVDVEVPTAPGAKTTRLTDKPAQLPQKCC, from the exons ATGGCGAAGGCAGACCAGCGTTTCGGCCAGCGGGACGGCTCCGACCAGAACTTTGACTACATGTTCAAGCTGCTGATCATTGGCAACAGCAGCGTTGGGAAAACGTCCTTCCTGTTCCGCTACGCCGACGATTCCTTCAGCAACTCCTTTGTCAGCACCGTGGGTATCGACTTCAAGGTGAAGACGGTGTATCGCAACGACAAGAGGATCAAGCTGCAGATCTGG GACACGGCAGGCCAGGAGAGATACCGCACCATCACCACGGCCTACTACCGCGGCGCCATGGGCTTCATCCTCATGTACGACATCACCAACGAAGAGTCGTTCAACGCCGTCCAGGACTG GGCCACTCAGATTAAGACGTACTCCTGGGATAACGCCCAGGTGATCATGGTGGGCAACAAGTGCGACATGGACGAGGAGAGAGTTGTGCCTGTGGACAAAGGGAAACATCTCTCCGAGCAGTTAG GCTTCGAGTACTACGAGGCGAGTGCTAAGGAGAACATCAACGTGCGGCAGGTCTTCGAGCGCCTGGTGGACATCATCTGCGTGAAGATGTCGGAGCGTGTGGACGTCGAGGTGCCAACGGCCCCCGGCGCCAAGACCACCAGACTGACCGACAAGCCCGCCCAGCTACCTCAGAAGTGCTGCTGA